The following coding sequences lie in one Arachis hypogaea cultivar Tifrunner chromosome 9, arahy.Tifrunner.gnm2.J5K5, whole genome shotgun sequence genomic window:
- the LOC140175053 gene encoding serine/threonine-protein phosphatase 7 long form homolog, producing MCPSCSLHAGNAKHVDHLELPKRKLRLAVVRSKTQVAFGRLPCCMNTTCLKRVVMESINQTESKTQKAKARVAGVLIYKVLLNFCELRGHSALLRALVERWRPETHTFHLPVSEVIVTLEDVSYILGLPVDREPVNGRSDSSHQFLVENCITCFGREPGPQDHVLGKLGAASLAHLYRSLYRASRYNCKEKDGPLILLFVCACERMLFLAPIPRDQLVYVGIPLARRWSHWRRHTRYTRWPTEHFRRALDNRGFDDFIWRTYMGVGVPDVLAPYLAICSTHSPLVSFECIEWHPTERVRRQFGMQQLPSGPAFDLGRDHCKRLTGAQNHDWGEIYSEWVNRWRFDCYNTLQLGEEIIDFHPLPVYYEWYT from the exons ATGTGTCCGTCCTGCTCCCTGCATGCAGGCAATGCTAAACATGTTGACCACTTGGAACTCCCAAAACGCAAGTTGCGTTTGGCAGTAGTCAGGAGCAAAACGCAAGTTGCGTTTGGCAGGCTCCCATGTTGCATGAACACCACGTGTTTGAAGAGGGTGGTGATGGAGTCTATAAACCAAACTGAAAGCAAAACGCAGAAGGCAAAGGCAAGGGTTGCTGGGGTTCTAATTTACAAGGTTCTGCTGAATTTtt GCGAACTGAGAGGTCATTCTGCACTACTGCGTGCTTTGGTCGAAAGATGGAGGCCGGAGACCCATACATTTCATCTTCCGGTCAGTGAAGTGATAGTGACATTGGAAGATGTTTCATATATTCTTGGCCTCCCGGTTGATAGGGAGCCCGTTAATGGTAGATCAGACAGCAGTCACCAGTTTTTGGTGGAGAACTGCATCACGTGTTTTGGTCGGGAGCCCGGTCCGCAGGATCACGTATTGGGTAAG TTGGGGGCAGCCAGTCTGGCACATCTATACAGATCGTTGTATCGTGCATCACGATACAACTGCAAAGAGAAGGATGGCCCACTGATACTGCTTTTTGTTTGTGCATGTGAGCGTATGCTGTTCCTGGCACCTATACCCCGCGATCAGCTCGTCTATGTTGGTATTCCACTCGCGCGACG GTGGAGCCATTGGCGCCGACATACAAGATATACACGGTGGCCTACAGAGCATTTTAGGCGAGCACTCGACAACAGGGGATTTGACGAT TTTATATGGCGGACGTATATGGGAGTGGGAGTTCCGGATGTCCTCGCTCCCTACTTGGCTATCTGCTCCACCCATTCGCCGCTAGTGTCATTCGAGTGCATAGAATGGCACCCAACGGAGAGAGTTAGACGACAGTTTGGGATGCAGCAGCTTCCATCAGGCCCGGCATTCGACCTTGGTCGTGATCATTGCAAGCGGTTGACAGGAGCGCAGAACCATGACTGGGGAGAGATTTACAGTGAATGGGTTAATAGGTGGAGATTTGATTGCTATAACACATTGCAGTTAGGCGAGGAGATTATTGACTTCCATCCTCTCCCAGTGTACTACGAGTGGTACACATAG
- the LOC112708858 gene encoding uncharacterized protein translates to MGTISQDHAKLDSDTIADAIRPLVEADPSINVKSVIAEVQGRFNYTVSYRKTWLAKQKAVAKIFGDWEVSYQTLPVWLKVMTVKMPRSRVQIKTLPVYRESEEVQGVRVLHRVFWSFYPCIVAFRHCKPLVQVDGTHLYEKYKGALLVAVAQYGNQNIVPITFAIVKGETADAWEFFLTNLRRYVVTIDGVGIISDRHTSIDAAIARSNGYSRTEQEYNKNYQRLKERDEAYTQWCDEIGVERWVLAFDGGHRWGHMTTNLVECINSVLKGARNLPVTALVRSNLYRLNEFFTRKSTEAHERRRNRFTYSEFSTKRVEESFRHAENIVVNRFDRRNEMFEVRKMQDGTIYTVERLPCRHVLACCANQRLDWQVYVHDVYKMYEICKVYRGEFVPMGDPSTWDRYEEAKVIAN, encoded by the exons ATGGGcacgatttcacaagatcatgccaagttggactcAGACACAATTGCAGATGCCATTAGGCCGTTGGTCGAAGCAGACCCCTCGATAAATGTGAAGTCTGTTATTGCAGAAGTTCAAGGCAGGTTCAACTATACTGTGAGTTACCGCAAgacttggttggcaaagcagaaagctGTCGCAAAAATTTTCGGTGATTGGGAAGTTTCTTACCAGACTCTGCCAGTATGGTTGAAAGTAATGACAGTGAAGATGCCAAGGTCACGTGTTCAAATTAAAACGCTCCCCGTTTACCGTGAGAGTGAGGAGGTTCAAGGTGTAAGAGTTCTGCACCGCGTTTTTTGGAGCTTCTATCCGTGTATTGTAGCATTCAGACACTGCAAGCCATTGGTGCAGGTTGATGGCACGCACCTGTATGAAAAATATAAAGGAGCACTTCTGGTAGCAGTTGCACAATATGGGAATCAAAACATTGTGCCTATTACATTTGCGATTGTCAAGGGGGAGACAGCAGACGCGTGGGAGTTTTTCCTAACCAATTTGCGGAGATATGTTGTTACCATTGATGGTGTGGGTATTATTTCTGACCGCCATACCTCCATCGACGCTGCAATAGCTCGCAGTAACG GCTATTCTAGAACGGAGCAGGAGTACAACAAAAACTACCAAAGGCTTAAAGAGCGGGATGAGGCATATACTCAATGGTGCGATGAGATCGGTGTTGAGAGATGGGTGTTGGCATTCGATGGTGGTCATCGTTGGGGACATATGACGACAAACTTGGTAGAGTGCATAAATTCTGTCCTAAAGGGTGCACGCAACCTTCCTGTAACTGCCCTTGTTCGGTCAAATTTATATCGGCTGAATGAGTTTTTCACTCGGAAGAGTACCGAGGCTCATGAGCGTCGCCGCAACAGATTCACGTATTCAGAATTTTCAACGAAGAGAGTTGAGGAAAGCTTCCGACATGCAGAAAATATTGTGGTCAACCGGTTCGATAGGCGCAACGAGATGTTTGAGGTTCGCAAAATGCAAGATGGTACCATTTACACT GTCGAGCGACTTCCATGTCGCCACGTGCTTGCATGTTGCGCCAACCAACGTCTTGATTGGCAAGTGTACGTGCACGATGTGTACAAGATGTATGAAATTTGCAAGGTGTATAGAGGCGAGTTCGTTCCGATGGGTGACCCCTCCACGTGGGATAGATACGAAGAagcgaaggtgatcgccaactgA
- the LOC112710342 gene encoding uncharacterized protein isoform X2 translates to MPLKSFIRRKLLSLLQPWLREEPQLDIQLGFRHSLAVTENLRFDVSVLNQLFDSPSCLFIKELTIEHLTLRFSPWHSAAFDIEVHGVRVVLAFDMPDEEVSARRLHSSKFDYTDYLRKCLEVLDPEGCSLHHVLESIVFADPERKDLTSSFLNLIMKSSHLEAHDINMVL, encoded by the exons ATGCCATTGAAAAGCTTCATCCGACGGAAACTACTCTCCCTGCTTCAGCCATGGTTGAGAGAAGAGCCCCAACTCGACATCCAGTTAGGGTTCCGTCACTCCCTTGCCGTCACCGAGAACCTTCGTTTTGACGTCTCTGTTCTCAACCAACTGTTCGACTCCCCTTCTTGCCTCTTTATCAAGGAGCTCACAATCGAACACCTCACTCTCAGATTCTCGCCCTGGCACTCCGCAGCCTTCGACATCGAAGTTCACGGCGTTCGCGTTGTGCTAGCTTTCGA TATGCCGGATGAGGAGGTAAGCGCCAGGAGGTTGCATTCGTCGAAATTTGATTATACAGATTATCTTAGAAAGTGCCTTGAGGTTCTTGATCCAGAG GGATGTTCTTTGCATCATGTTTTGGAGAGCATAGTTTTTGCTGACCCTGAAAGGAAAGATCTTACATCATCTTTCTTGAATCTTATTATGAAGTCGTCTCACCTAGAGGCACATGACATTAACATGGTATTATAG
- the LOC112710342 gene encoding uncharacterized protein isoform X1, whose product MWKMSISKMFQRKQVFSSARNNWKIISNIEKKVSQIQHVCTADRKEASDAPNLVDKAEHAWVDTYEYYAKQMIIYLFQKLPQNHFHFGAFVDGPFVRFSLKREAGLDGQDINDIASHDNFDINFDFHDIEVAVGSPSLLDMSPLTDPFGLDDAKAEYITLKPCVVDIPKPDNDKYVSSGKISVGSYIHQNGLNVYLEELEDKHQIQLLVVKPIIVQILSVRRNIKKRILNLPPSHWRQCYLGYSARHTLGI is encoded by the exons ATGTGGAAAATGTCCATTTCTAAAATGTTTCAGAGAAAACAGGTTTTCAGTTCTGCTAGAAACAACTGGAAGATTATATCAAACATTGAGAAGAAGGTTAGTCAGATACAACATGTTTGCACGGCGGACAGGAAGGAAGCATCCGATGCTCCAAACTTAGTAGATAAAGCAGAACATGCCTGGGTCGACACATATGAGTATTATGCCAAACAAATGATTATTTACTTGTTTCAAAAACTACCACAGAATCATTTCCATTTTGGAGCATTTGTTGATGGTCCATTTGTAAGATTTTCACTCAAAAGAGAGGCTGGTCTTGATGGCCAAGACATTAATGACATTGCCAGCCATGATAACTTTGACATCAATTTTGATTTTCATGATATTGAAGTGGCTGTTGGTTCACCTTCATTATTAGATATGTCACCATTGACAGATCCGTTTGGGCTTGATGATGCCAAAGCAGAGTATATTACATTGAAACCTTGTGTGGTTGATATTCCAAAACCCGATAATGATAAGTACGTATCTTCAGGAAAGATATCAGTTGGTTCCTATATTCATCAAAATGGCTTAAATGTTTATTTGGAGGAGTTAGAAGACAAACATCAGATTCAACTTTTAGTGGTAAAACCAATCATTGTACAGATATTATCAGTCAG GAGAAACATAAAGAAGAGAATCCTCAACCTTCCACCATCTCACTGGAGGCAGTGCTatctgggatatagtgcccgtcacactcttgggatatag